The genome window GCTGATCTGCAGGAGATGCACCACCTAACCCGTAGCTGCTCATCTGGCTTGCCACAGTAGTGCGGTGCAATAGTAACTCCATTAATTGCTGGTCCAGCGTTTCTACTTCCTGTCTTAGCGCATCCAGGTGCTCCACCAGTTCGGTTGTTTCGCTCAGCTTTACTCGGGTTTTAAGGGCGTTAATCAACAAGCCCAGTTCCTGCGGCATTAACTGCTGTTGCTGGCTGCTAAGGGCAGTAGCCGGGCTAACATGCGACTCAAACAACAAACCATCTATACCTAAATCCAGGGCACGCTGGCCTACCGGGTACAACAAGCTGCGTTTACCTGCAATATGGCTGGTGTCGCAAAGTACAGGCAACTCCGGAAGCTCCTGGCGCAGTTGCAGCATCACCTCCCATTTAGGCTGGTTGCGGTAGAGCAGTTCTTTGTCTTCACCGGAGAAGCCACGATGTATAGCACCCAGATCAGTTAAGCCTGCCTGCTGCAATCTTTCAAAAGCACCTATCCACAGACCCAGATCCGGATAAACGGGGTTGTTAACCAGTATTGGCGTAGCAGTACCACGCAGCACAGCAGCAATTTCCTCTACTGCATAGGGGTTTACAGTTACTCTCCCGTTCAGGCAAAGTATATCTATGCTGTGCTTCAGGGCTTCTTCGGCCTGTTGTGCGTTCGATACATCCACTGCCAGGCGCGTACCAGTTTGTTGTTTTACTTTTTGCAGCCATGGCAAACCAGTAGCACCCACACCTGCAAAGCTATTTGGGCGTGTGCGAGATTTCCAGATACCTGCCTTAAAAATAGAAACGTTCTGCAGATTATACAGAAGACGGGCAGTTTCTAATACCTGGGTTTCGCTTTCGGCGCTGCATGGGCCAGCAATCAGCACGGGCTTTCCGCTTGCATTCCTGAAGCTGGATTGCGGTGCTGCACTGATGGTTGTTTTACTTGCTCTCATGACTACATAAAATAAATTACTGTTTTAAAAATGGCTTTACAGCCTTTCGATTGATTGTTTTAAGTGATACAAAACAAAAAGCCCCGCTTGTGGGCGGGGCTCTCTATGGTATTGCTAAAGTATATATATACTATACACAAATGTCTACCACCAGAGCCCCGCAAAGCTGGACCTTGGAAATATTGGCATACATATTTGTGCAGAATAGCGTCATTTGTTGTATTAATTGATGCAAGTAAAAGTATAAATTCTTTTAAAAGCAATTTTTAAGCTTAAATTATTTTTTATCTGTATCCAGGTTATTATCAAAATTCTGTGGTTTTGGCAGCTCATCATCCTTCTTCGGGAACAGCAGCGATGCAATAACTGAGATAGCAAGTATACCTCCCACAACACCTAATGCAATGCGCATATCCAGGTGGAAAACATCGCTTAGCAGCAGTTTAAAACCTATAAATACAAGTATAACCGATAACCCATAGTGCAGGTAATGGAACAGCTGCATGATACCAGCCAAGGCAAAGTATAAAGCTCTTAAGCCCAGCAACGCAAATACGTTAGAAGTATAAACAATGAATGGATCTTTAGAGATGGCAAGTATGGCAGGTATGGAGTCGGCAGCAAAAACGATGTCGGTGGTCTCCACCATAATCAGTACCAGGAACAACGGCGTTGCGAAAATCTTCCCGTCTATTTTTGTAAAGAACTTACCACCCACCGAATGCTTGGTAAAAGGCAGTTTCTGGCTGATCCAGACAATGAACGGGTTCTGCTCAGGGTGCAGCTCATCATCGCTTTTCTGGAAAGCCATTTTTATACCTGTAAATACCAGGAACGCACCCAGTATGTAGATAATAAAGTGGAACTTAGCGATAAGCGCCACACCCACAAGTATAAATATAGCCCGGAAAACTAGCGCCCCTAAAATACCCCAGAACAGGATCTTGTGCTGAAATTTGGTCGGAACCTTAAAGAAGTTGAAGATGAGGATAAAGACAAACAAATTGTCAACACTCAGCGACTTCTCAATTAAATAACCTGTAAGAAATTCAAGTGCAGGGCCGGGGCCTTTCCAGTAGTAAATCAGTAAGTTGAATGCCAGCGAAAGCCCGATCCAGAACACGCTCCAAAGCAACGCCTCCTTTATTTTAACTTCATGCTCTTTTCGGTGGAACACAAACAGATCCAGGCCAAGTAAAAGCAAAACAAAAACATTAAAGAAGATCCAGAAATATATCTCGCTCATAAAAAGAGTATTCAGAGGCTTACTGCCAATTCGGGTTATAACTTATACCTGATAAGCTACTTTTTGGGTAAAGTTACTTCATTTAGGCGTAGATATATAGCGAAGTGCTATGAATTTGTGCCGGAAAGCAGGATATAAGCCGGATACGACAGGTATCTGTCTGCTAGTACCGGTCGAAGTGGCGGAAGAAACTGTTAACTTTCATTTTTAGCACGCCCAGTACCGCCTCCTTAAATATACCCGACGACATTTTAGACTGGCCTTTGGTACGGTCTGTAAAAATGATCGGTACTTCCTTTATCTTAAAGCCATACTTGTAAGTCAGGAACTTCATCTCGATCTGGAAAGCATACCCTACAAAGCGGATTTTGTTAAGCTGTATGGTTTGCAACACCTTGCGGCGATAGCATTTAAACCCGGCCGTAGTGTCGGCAATGGGCATACCCGTTATCAGGCGCACATATAAACTGGCAAACCACGACATCAGTACACGGTTCATTGGCCAGTTAACCACGTTTACGCCCTGTATATAGCGGCTGCCGATGGCCATATCGTAACCATCCAAAGCACAGGCGTCATGTAATTTTATCAGATCGTCGGGATTGTGCGAGAAGTCGGCATCCATCTCAAAAATAAATTCATAGCCATTACGCAGCGCATATTTAAAGCCATGAATGTAAGCGGTGCCAAGCCCTAACTTTCCCTGGCGGGTTTCCAGGTGTAAACGTTCAGGATACTCAATCTGCAGGTCGCGCACAATGTTGGCTGTGCCGTCTGGTGAGTTGTCGTCGATGATCAAAAGATGAAAGGGGTGAGTCAGCGACATCACTTTTCTAACTATAGACTCAATGTTCTCCCGCTCATTATAGGTTGGGATGATCACCAACGATTCTTTCATGCCACAAATATAGCTATTCAGCTATTGATGGCGTGGGCCTTTTTAAATTAATTTTGTGAGCAAGTTCTTTTGCATGGCGAATACAACTAGGTACCGAAACTCCTGCCTGCCAGTTTGCAGCTATAAACAGGCCATCCTGCTCCAGTTGTTTTGCCATTTCGTGGGCATCTTCTATGTACATGTCATACTGCGGAATAGAGTGCTCCATAAAATGCATGTGCTGAAAAACAGGTTTGTCTGTTGTTATGCCATACTTCTCTGCCAGCTCTTTGTGCACGCA of Pontibacter deserti contains these proteins:
- a CDS encoding 3-deoxy-7-phosphoheptulonate synthase produces the protein MRASKTTISAAPQSSFRNASGKPVLIAGPCSAESETQVLETARLLYNLQNVSIFKAGIWKSRTRPNSFAGVGATGLPWLQKVKQQTGTRLAVDVSNAQQAEEALKHSIDILCLNGRVTVNPYAVEEIAAVLRGTATPILVNNPVYPDLGLWIGAFERLQQAGLTDLGAIHRGFSGEDKELLYRNQPKWEVMLQLRQELPELPVLCDTSHIAGKRSLLYPVGQRALDLGIDGLLFESHVSPATALSSQQQQLMPQELGLLINALKTRVKLSETTELVEHLDALRQEVETLDQQLMELLLHRTTVASQMSSYGLGGASPADQLRKKQEQLHSLLHPVSPQLGSITTTGSEPTSAVA
- a CDS encoding TerC family protein; the protein is MSEIYFWIFFNVFVLLLLGLDLFVFHRKEHEVKIKEALLWSVFWIGLSLAFNLLIYYWKGPGPALEFLTGYLIEKSLSVDNLFVFILIFNFFKVPTKFQHKILFWGILGALVFRAIFILVGVALIAKFHFIIYILGAFLVFTGIKMAFQKSDDELHPEQNPFIVWISQKLPFTKHSVGGKFFTKIDGKIFATPLFLVLIMVETTDIVFAADSIPAILAISKDPFIVYTSNVFALLGLRALYFALAGIMQLFHYLHYGLSVILVFIGFKLLLSDVFHLDMRIALGVVGGILAISVIASLLFPKKDDELPKPQNFDNNLDTDKK
- a CDS encoding polyprenol monophosphomannose synthase, which codes for MKESLVIIPTYNERENIESIVRKVMSLTHPFHLLIIDDNSPDGTANIVRDLQIEYPERLHLETRQGKLGLGTAYIHGFKYALRNGYEFIFEMDADFSHNPDDLIKLHDACALDGYDMAIGSRYIQGVNVVNWPMNRVLMSWFASLYVRLITGMPIADTTAGFKCYRRKVLQTIQLNKIRFVGYAFQIEMKFLTYKYGFKIKEVPIIFTDRTKGQSKMSSGIFKEAVLGVLKMKVNSFFRHFDRY